The DNA segment AGTATTTACATTAAAGCGCCAAATGGAGAGGACATTCTCATTGATGGAGGAAATAAAGATGGCAGTGATGTCGTCGCCTATCTTAAAAGCAGAAGGTAAAGGACATCGAAATCATGATCGCGACTCATCCAGACGCCGACCATATTGGCGGTCTTGATGAGGTTCTCAAGGCTTTCCCTGTGAAAAGTGTGTATGCTCCAAAAGTCGGTAATACAACGCAAGCATATAAAGATTTCTTGGTCGCTGTGAAAAATAAGAAACTTACCATCAAAGTTGCTAAAGCAGATGTTGTTCTGCCAATCAAAGGTGTGACTGCTAAGTTTGTTGGCCCTGTAAAATCGTACAGCACTAGCGATACAAATGACTGGAGCGCTGTCCTAAAAGTGACCTATGGCAAAAAGTCATTCCTGTTTACAGGCGACGCCGAGACTCGAGCAGAAGCGGATATGGTTAAAGCGAAAAAGGATTTGCGCGCTGATGTGTTGAAAGTAGGTCATCACGGTGCGAAAACATCGACCAGCGCGACACTTTTAAAAGCTGTAAAACCAACATATGCGGTAATTTCGGTTGGCAAGAATGCCTATGGCCATCCAACATCGGAAGTTTTAAATCGGTTGAAATCTTATAAAGTCAAGGTATTCCGTACCGACAAACAAGGAACGATTATCGCAACAACCAACGGGACAACACTTACCTTCAACGTAAAACCAATTTATTAGAGGTGGTTAAATGAAATATATCATTGATCGCTTCGAGGGTAAATGGGCAGTTTGTGAGGCGGAGGATGGCAAAATGATCGATATTGAGAAAAGCAAGCTACCCAAAAACGCCCGCGCCGGCGATGTGATTGTACAAGAGAACGGAAAGTTCCGAGTGGATAAAAAAGAAACAGAGAAGCGGTGGAAAGAGATTGAAGAGTTGATGAATGAGGTGTTTGAGGAGTAACACCTCATTTTTTTATATAAACGATTTTCCCAAAACAAGGGAGCGCTGAGGCGTTCTTTGTCTCTGGCATGGGAAACCCCTGTCTGTTAGAGTCATCTTCTGTCCTTCAGTGAGAGGCGTGTGGCGACTAATGATGGGTGGTTGGCGGCTCGTCATTGTAATGATGGAGAAGATCAACCTTCGTGGACTCAATCGTGGACTCA comes from the Geobacillus thermoleovorans genome and includes:
- a CDS encoding DUF3006 domain-containing protein; amino-acid sequence: MKYIIDRFEGKWAVCEAEDGKMIDIEKSKLPKNARAGDVIVQENGKFRVDKKETEKRWKEIEELMNEVFEE